The following coding sequences are from one candidate division KSB1 bacterium window:
- the hemE gene encoding uroporphyrinogen decarboxylase, with protein sequence MSIFQSLTKPSKKSSPDFLNSRFLRACYRKTTDATPIWLMRQAGRYMTEYRNMRQRFGILEIIKNPELACEVTMQPINAFDLDAAIIFADILPPLEGMGLNLEYTKGEGPVIDNPIRTITDIENLRVSSPVEVLSFTLEAIKLVRRELDGKNLPLIGFSGAPFTLACYAIEGGSSRNYLRTKNMMIGEPKAWHQLMEKMSIVVGQYLLAQAQVGAQVLQVFDSWVGELSPSDYLERVAPYTRNAIEIAKTANVPIIHFGTNTSGMLELIKETGGDVIGVDWRINLDDAWQRLGDDVAIQGNLDPAALFAPWEELKTKAQKVLEQAAGKPGHIFNLGHGILPETPVDNVKRLVDYVHEASMNKTQWN encoded by the coding sequence ATGAGTATATTTCAAAGTTTAACCAAGCCATCTAAAAAGTCCAGTCCCGACTTTTTAAATAGCAGGTTCTTACGAGCTTGTTATCGGAAGACGACAGATGCCACGCCGATCTGGCTGATGCGACAAGCGGGGCGGTATATGACTGAGTATCGAAACATGCGACAACGCTTTGGCATTTTAGAAATCATCAAAAATCCCGAATTGGCCTGTGAGGTCACAATGCAGCCTATAAACGCCTTCGACCTGGATGCAGCTATTATTTTCGCCGATATCTTACCACCATTAGAAGGTATGGGATTGAACTTGGAGTATACAAAGGGTGAAGGTCCGGTAATCGACAATCCCATTCGTACAATTACGGATATTGAGAATTTGCGAGTTTCATCCCCTGTTGAAGTTTTGTCATTTACTCTTGAGGCCATCAAACTGGTTCGTCGGGAATTGGATGGAAAAAATCTACCACTCATTGGATTCAGTGGTGCGCCTTTTACGCTGGCATGCTACGCTATTGAAGGCGGCAGCAGTCGCAATTACCTGCGTACAAAAAACATGATGATTGGTGAACCCAAAGCCTGGCATCAATTAATGGAAAAAATGTCGATTGTAGTTGGCCAGTACCTGCTTGCGCAAGCCCAGGTTGGCGCACAAGTGCTCCAGGTTTTCGATAGTTGGGTTGGCGAACTCAGTCCATCCGATTATCTTGAAAGGGTGGCGCCCTATACTCGAAATGCCATTGAAATAGCCAAAACGGCAAATGTGCCAATCATTCATTTTGGCACGAACACAAGCGGCATGCTGGAACTGATCAAAGAGACCGGCGGCGATGTAATTGGTGTTGATTGGCGCATTAACCTGGATGATGCCTGGCAGAGGTTGGGTGACGATGTAGCTATTCAAGGGAATCTGGACCCAGCAGCTCTTTTTGCTCCATGGGAAGAATTAAAGACAAAAGCCCAAAAGGTGTTGGAACAGGCAGCTGGTAAACCTGGACACATTTTCAACCTGGGGCATGGCATCCTGCCCGAGACACCAGTTGATAACGTGAAGCGATTGGTTGATTATGTTCATGAAGCTTCGATGAATAAAACTCAATGGAATTAA